The following DNA comes from Halorhabdus tiamatea SARL4B.
AGTCCGTTCGTACTCGTCCCCGCCCTCTCGGACGGATTCGAGGATCTGTTCGCGAAGATCTTCGTAGTCGGCGACACCCTGGATCGTGAGTTCAGCGGTGCTCTGTGCGCCCTGGCCCGCGGTCTGGATGGCGACGCTGCCGACGCCAAAGCGCCTGGTGATCGGTCCCTGTTTCGTCTCGGCGTTCGTGATCCGCGAGTAGGGGACGGTCGACTGGCTGTGCCACCAGACGCCACCACGGGACTCGATCTCGTCGTCGGTCAGCCGGAACCCGACCGAACGAGCGTACGCGCCTGCCCACCACCAGAAGAACGCGAGGAGGCCTATCGTGAGCGCAGTCAGCCCGGCAGGAACGAACCAGGGGGCGTCCTCGACGAGGAGGGTCACGACGATCGGAATTCCCATCGTCACCACCAGCGAGCCGACGAGATACGTCCGATAGAGCGAAGCCAGTGCGTCGGGACCGAACCACTCGTGTCGCTGTCGCATACCGTCCGCCAGAACTGCCAACCGCTTAATACTACCCTGTCGTGCCCTGTTCAGCGCTCGGGATATTTCTCGAGGGCCGCTTCGAGGTGATCCCGCTCGTCCCGAAGCGCCGAAAGTTCGGCCTCGACGTCGCCGCGTTCGAGGCGTTCGCGCTCCGCGTCGGTGAGCTGCTCGCGGGCCCGGACACTCTCGCGTAACCGCTCGTAGTCGGCCGTCCGCGGCAGTGCTCGGACGGCCCGGAGTTTCGCCACGACGTCTTCGGGGGCGATCCGACTCACGACGGCGATCAGTTCTCGGCACCGCCACCACAGCGTCTCGGCGGCCGGCGGCGGCCAGGAGATCTCGAGTGGCCCAGAGTCGAGCCGTCGCAGATACGTCTGATGGGTCGCGACGTTGCGCTTGAGTCGTCTGGCCGCTGGGACGTAGTGTTCGAGCTTCGAGACCGAATAGTCGGCGTACTCGAGCAGGGTCGGGATCGTCTCGGTCCCGGCCTCGCTGTCGACCACGTAGGCGACCAGATCCGGCGGCGGCGGGCGATACTCGACCAGCGGGTAGGCCGTCGTCGTCTCGACGAAATCGAGCAGCTCGCGGGCAGAGTCCTCGCGCTTGCGGCGGTCGAACGCCTCGGCGATGGCCCGATTGTAGGCCTCGATCGGCTCGCGTACGTTCTCGACCGGGGCGTCCAGATCGGCGTCACCGAGCGCGACCAGATCCTCGAGTTCGTCGACACGCCCGTCGAGTTCGCGCCGGCGAACCGCGACGTCGTGGCGGGCCTCGCGGTAGCGTTCGCGCGTCCGCTCACGTTCCTCGATGCGCTCGACGAGATCGGCAATCGGGTCGAGCGCCTGCCGGGCCGTCTCGAAATCCGAACTCTTCAGCCACTTCTGGTGCATCGTCTCGTCGACCGTCTCGAAGGCCTCGCGATGATCGACGTCGTCCGGGAGATTCTCGACGAAGCGGGCGATCTCCTCCTGGAACTCGATGAACGCCTCCATGTCGACGTCCGTCTCGCCGTCGCTGGTTGCCCGGGCCTCGTAGCGATCCAGCAGACCGGTCATCTCCTCGTAGTGCTCCCGGAGTTCTTCGAGGCGCGCCTCACCCGCCGCCTCGACGCGCTCGAGGGCCTGTTCGTGTGCCGTCGCCGCCCGTTCGAGGGTCGTCACGAGTGCCTCGGCGGACGGCTCGTCCGCATCCGGTTCAGGCGATTGCGTACTCATTCGTCGATCAGTCGTAGACATTGTCGGGATCGAACACCCGTTCGCTGACGACCTCGCCGTCGATCGTGCGGTAGAAACACGACCGGAAGCCGGTGTGACAGGCACCGCCCTCCTGGTCGATCAGATAGAGCAATGCGTCACCGTCGCAGTCGACCCGGACCTCCTCGACGTGCTGGACGTTGCCGCTCGTCCCGCCCTTCTGCCAGAGTTCCCCGCGACTCCGCGAGTAGTAATGTGCCAGGCCAGTCTCGCGTGTTCGTTCGAGGGCCTCCCGGGTCACGTACGCGAGCATGAGCACCTCGCCGGACTCGGCGTCCTGGGCGACCGCCGGGAGGTACTCGTTGTCCTCGAAATCGAGATCGACGTCGGGGACGTCGTGGGCGTCAGTGGCAGTCATACCCGGGAAGACGGTGTCTCCGCGCATAGGCCTTTTGTCACGAGCGACGGTTGCCGACCGACCACGAAATCAAAGAACCGACCTCGATCAACTCAGCGGGGCGATCCCGACGAGATCGAGCACCCAGAGCAAGACGTCGCCGACGAGCAGGCTCACCACCAGCCCGCCGAACATTGGCACCAGAAACGGAATCCCGGGGGTGATCCAGACGGTGTCACTCTCGGCGAGGACGTCGAGTCCCTCGCGTAACTCCGCCGGCGTGGTTCCGTAGGCAGAATGGTCGATGTCGTCGAAAAAGGCGTCTGCTCCCCAGGGATCGGCAAGCTCGCCGCCATCAGATTGTGGCGTCGACTCGTCGGTATCGCCGAACGGCCCCACACCGTCCGGCGGGATCGACCCATCGCCGGGGTCGTTGGGCTCCCCGGGGATCGACGCCGGATCGCGATAGGATTCGGGATCGGCCCGGAGTGAAGCGAGTGAGAGGCCACGCCAGGTGAGGTACATCCGGAGCGCGTCCAGATCGAGGCCGCGGCGGGTGAACCCCTCGGGCGTCTCCAGCAGTCGGCCGTACTCCTCGAGTGTCTGCTCGGCTGGAATGGGGCGACCGATGACCATCGCCTTCGCGACGTGCCCCCTGAGGGCGTTCCTGACCGCGAGCGCGACGGGATAGGCCAGCCCCACGAGGACGGCGTTCGAGAGGATCGTCAGCGCGAAGACCCCCAACGATGGGCGGATCGCCGGCAGGGCCATGTCCGCGAGGAGATACGTCGGATAGGTCGGAAAGAGGATCGCGAGGACGATCAACGCCTTCGCGTCGGCCCCGCCGAACCCACCCATCCACCAGAAGGCGTACGCGAGCGGAACCAGCAACCCGAGGCTGAACGCGACCTGGAAGACGAACAGGGCCGGCGTCGGTGCAATGATGCGTGGATCGACGACCAGTCCGTCGGTCCAGACCAGCCACGCGTCCCAGGCGAGCAGCAGAACGCCGAAGACAGCCAGCGGGAGCCACGTACGATTCGGGACCCGGCGCGTGCGGACGTCCCGCCAGGCCACCCATCCGAAGACGGGCACCACCACCAGTCGCAAGAGGTCGGGAAGCGTGGCGTTCACACCGCAAGCCACACCGAGGGGCGTGTTAGCCCTTGCGGATTGCTATGGAAGCGAGAGGCGACGCTCGACCCGGAATCCGGGCCAGCGCGCGAACAGAGCGGCGAGGCAGAATTATATGACGCGGTTCTGGAGGTAATCCAGGTGCTTGGCGTTGTAAACTATC
Coding sequences within:
- a CDS encoding DUF7118 family protein — translated: MSTQSPEPDADEPSAEALVTTLERAATAHEQALERVEAAGEARLEELREHYEEMTGLLDRYEARATSDGETDVDMEAFIEFQEEIARFVENLPDDVDHREAFETVDETMHQKWLKSSDFETARQALDPIADLVERIEERERTRERYREARHDVAVRRRELDGRVDELEDLVALGDADLDAPVENVREPIEAYNRAIAEAFDRRKREDSARELLDFVETTTAYPLVEYRPPPPDLVAYVVDSEAGTETIPTLLEYADYSVSKLEHYVPAARRLKRNVATHQTYLRRLDSGPLEISWPPPAAETLWWRCRELIAVVSRIAPEDVVAKLRAVRALPRTADYERLRESVRAREQLTDAERERLERGDVEAELSALRDERDHLEAALEKYPER
- a CDS encoding PH domain-containing protein codes for the protein MRQRHEWFGPDALASLYRTYLVGSLVVTMGIPIVVTLLVEDAPWFVPAGLTALTIGLLAFFWWWAGAYARSVGFRLTDDEIESRGGVWWHSQSTVPYSRITNAETKQGPITRRFGVGSVAIQTAGQGAQSTAELTIQGVADYEDLREQILESVREGGDEYERTGEPTTGRPDEATLDALLEEVRAIRQQLE
- the hisI gene encoding phosphoribosyl-AMP cyclohydrolase; translation: MTATDAHDVPDVDLDFEDNEYLPAVAQDAESGEVLMLAYVTREALERTRETGLAHYYSRSRGELWQKGGTSGNVQHVEEVRVDCDGDALLYLIDQEGGACHTGFRSCFYRTIDGEVVSERVFDPDNVYD
- a CDS encoding A24 family peptidase, with product MNATLPDLLRLVVVPVFGWVAWRDVRTRRVPNRTWLPLAVFGVLLLAWDAWLVWTDGLVVDPRIIAPTPALFVFQVAFSLGLLVPLAYAFWWMGGFGGADAKALIVLAILFPTYPTYLLADMALPAIRPSLGVFALTILSNAVLVGLAYPVALAVRNALRGHVAKAMVIGRPIPAEQTLEEYGRLLETPEGFTRRGLDLDALRMYLTWRGLSLASLRADPESYRDPASIPGEPNDPGDGSIPPDGVGPFGDTDESTPQSDGGELADPWGADAFFDDIDHSAYGTTPAELREGLDVLAESDTVWITPGIPFLVPMFGGLVVSLLVGDVLLWVLDLVGIAPLS